A single genomic interval of Campylobacter anatolicus harbors:
- a CDS encoding HyaD/HybD family hydrogenase maturation endopeptidase has protein sequence MRVLVLGIGNVMFGDEGVGVHFVKMMERDFKFHSDLHKISFIDGGTLAIALTPIIAEYDRLIVVDCINADDGEVGDVYFFDFEQIPPKISWNGSAHEVEMLQTLQLMSLNGDMPLTKILAIVPSRIEPMSFELSSAVQKGVKTMEKALLSHLCEFGFECERVANFSVCDMANEYKTKGLYDFKI, from the coding sequence ATGAGAGTGCTAGTGCTTGGTATTGGCAATGTGATGTTTGGTGATGAGGGCGTTGGTGTGCATTTTGTTAAAATGATGGAGCGGGATTTTAAATTTCATTCAGATTTGCACAAGATTAGCTTTATTGACGGTGGCACTTTAGCCATCGCCCTTACGCCGATAATCGCTGAGTATGATCGTCTTATCGTAGTTGATTGTATTAATGCTGATGATGGCGAAGTGGGAGATGTCTATTTTTTTGATTTTGAACAAATTCCTCCTAAAATTTCTTGGAATGGCTCCGCTCACGAAGTAGAAATGCTTCAAACTTTACAACTTATGAGCCTAAATGGCGATATGCCACTCACTAAAATTTTAGCTATAGTGCCAAGCCGTATAGAGCCTATGAGTTTTGAGCTTTCATCTGCTGTACAAAAAGGCGTAAAAACTATGGAAAAAGCTTTACTTTCGCACCTTTGTGAGTTTGGATTTGAGTGTGAAAGAGTGGCGAATTTTAGCGTTTGTGATATGGCAAATGAGTATAAGACAAAAGGTTTGTATGACTTTAAAATTTAG